In Ovis aries strain OAR_USU_Benz2616 breed Rambouillet chromosome 14, ARS-UI_Ramb_v3.0, whole genome shotgun sequence, a single genomic region encodes these proteins:
- the LOC114117888 gene encoding androgen-binding protein homolog, with protein sequence MMKGALLVLALLVTRELTFKTHEVEACPVFFETVSAVVLGLPRKALNATLDSIDANEAERAAFGRIRDCFIDAGPENRFNHLKYKASIIFSDDCTGYKLSSVVNALIGFVSSLLSLV encoded by the exons ATGATGAAGGGAGCACTGCTTGTGCTGGCCTTGCTGGTGACCAGAGAGCTGACCTTCAAGACGCATGAGG TGGAAGCCTGCCCTGTGTTTTTTGAAACCGTTAGTGCTGTGGTTCTTGGACTCCCAAGGAAAGCATTGAATGCAACCTTGGATTCGATCGACGCTAATGAAGCTGAAAGAGCCGCCTTTGGAAGAATCCGGGATTGCTTCATTGATGCAGGACCTGAGAACAGGTTTAATCATCTGAAATATAAG GCTTCCATCATCTTCAGTGATGATTGCACCGGCTATAAATTGTCCTCGGTGGTGAATGCTCTTATAGGATTTGTTTCCAGTCTGCTCTCTTTGGTGTGA